The sequence below is a genomic window from Chitinispirillales bacterium.
ACAAAGATCATTTTGTCAACGTTCAAGAAAAAACCTTTAAAAAAGAAGATATTACGTTATTTTTAGAAAAACGCCATATCGCAATGTACGATACCGCCCAAACCGTCATCCGGCATAAAAACAACGCTTCGGACAAAGAATTGGAAATTATTCAAGCGACCGATATGGAAAAAATCGTCAAAGAACTTTCGCATTTACAAAACATCGTCGTAACGGGGCAAAAGGCGTTAGAAACGCTGACATGGCGATTTGCAGAAAAAAACGTCCGAATAAATTCTCCCGCCGTAGGAACTTGCACGCCGTTTATTTTTGAAAACAGAGACTTGCGTTTATACAGAATGCCTTCTTCGTCAAGGGCTTATCCGCTCGCTTTGGAAAAAAAGGCGGCTGTTTACAAAAAAATGTTTGAAGCGGTTCTATGAAAATAAAAGCGAACACGGATAAATTTTCATTTTTATCGCAGAATATTTTTACTTTTTTATAAAATAAGTTGTATATTAAGGAAAAGAAGAGAATATTTTTTTAAGGAGAAAAAATGAAACGACTTTACAGAAGCAAAGACGACGTAAAAATCTACGGAATTTGCGCGGGTATCGCCAAAATTTTCAATTTAGACCCGACGATAGTAAGAATCGGAATGGTTATTTTAACGTTTGTCGCCGGAATCTTCCCTGTTATAACGGGATATATAATCGGAATGTTCATAATTCCCGAAGAAGGCGATTTGTCTTAAACTTGAAAGAGGTGCATAATGAAAAAAATCGAACTTGGAAAATCGGGATTGCAAATCCCAAACGTCGCAGTGGGTTGCATGCGCATTTCGTCAATGCCCAAAAACGAACTTAAAGCGTTTGTAGAATGCGCGTTGGAAACGGGCGCAAATTTCTTCGACCACGCCGATATTTACGGCGACGAAGCGGAAGGCGACAGTGAAAGCGCTTTTGCCGAAGCGATCGGAATGAACGGAGTTATTCGCGAGAAAATGATAATTCAAAGTAAATGCGGAATACGCGAAAATTCTTTTGATTTTTCTAAAGAGTATATTCTGAAATCGGTCGACGGGTCGCTCAAACGCCTTAAAACAGATTATTTGGACATATTATTGCTTCATCGTCCGGACGCTTTGTATGAGCCGGAAGAAATCGCCGAGACTTTCGATATTTTGCAAAATTCGGGAAAAGTGCGTCATTTCGGCGTTTCAAATCAAAAGCCTATGCAAATCGAACTGTTAAAAAAATTCGTAAAACAAAAGATTGCGGCGAATCAACTGCAATTATCCGTTACAAACGCAAATATGATAACGCACGGTTTTTTTGTAAATATGGAAACCGAACAGGCGATCGCCCGCGACGAAAGCGTTTTGGATTATTGCCGTTTGAACGACATAACGATTCAAGCATGGTCTCCGTTTCAATACGGATTTTTCAAAGGGGTGTTTATCGGTAGTCCGAAACATTCCAAATTAAACAAAAAACTTGACAAAATCGCAAAAAAGTACGGCGTTTCATCGACAACAATCGCACTCGCCTGGATTTTGCGGCATCCGGCGAAGATTCAGGCGGTGACGGGAACGACAAACGTAAGCCGCCTCAAAGAATGCTTAGCGGCGAGTGAAATAAAAATAACCCGTGAAGAATGGTACGAAATACTTTTGTCGGCTCCCGGAAATTATCTTCCGTAAAACGCTAAGATTTTCGGCAAAAAAACGATAATTCCGATTATTGCCGCTCCTATGGCGGCGATTAAAACCGCTCCTGCGGCGACGTCTTTCGACTTGCCTATAAGCGGGTGGTATTCGTCAGGCGAAACGCTGTCGCCCAAATGCTCTATCGCGGTATTCAGCGCTTCCGCTACCCAGACCGAAACTATAGCCAAAACAAGCATAGTCCATTCGACCGCGCTTACTTTCAAAAAAAGGCTTAGAACAACCACAAAAACAGTCATCAAAAAATGAATCCACGCGTTGTGCTGGGTGCTGATAATCAAAAATATTCCGTTCAGCGCGTATCTGACGCTGTCTATTCGTTTTTTTATGAAATTTATGACAGGCACAGTTTCTCCTTTTTTAAAACGGAAAAATAATATTTTTTTACTCTCCAGACCGAGGATGCGCCTGTTTGTAAGATTTTAACATTTTTTCTATGCTCGTATGCGTATA
It includes:
- a CDS encoding DNA glycosylase, yielding MPYKKPNHKSHIINVEKHPLSPFFPSKAKWLFLGSFPPGRQRWSMEFFYPNFQNDMWRIFGLVFFENKDHFVNVQEKTFKKEDITLFLEKRHIAMYDTAQTVIRHKNNASDKELEIIQATDMEKIVKELSHLQNIVVTGQKALETLTWRFAEKNVRINSPAVGTCTPFIFENRDLRLYRMPSSSRAYPLALEKKAAVYKKMFEAVL
- a CDS encoding PspC domain-containing protein, with the protein product MKRLYRSKDDVKIYGICAGIAKIFNLDPTIVRIGMVILTFVAGIFPVITGYIIGMFIIPEEGDLS
- a CDS encoding aldo/keto reductase, producing MKKIELGKSGLQIPNVAVGCMRISSMPKNELKAFVECALETGANFFDHADIYGDEAEGDSESAFAEAIGMNGVIREKMIIQSKCGIRENSFDFSKEYILKSVDGSLKRLKTDYLDILLLHRPDALYEPEEIAETFDILQNSGKVRHFGVSNQKPMQIELLKKFVKQKIAANQLQLSVTNANMITHGFFVNMETEQAIARDESVLDYCRLNDITIQAWSPFQYGFFKGVFIGSPKHSKLNKKLDKIAKKYGVSSTTIALAWILRHPAKIQAVTGTTNVSRLKECLAASEIKITREEWYEILLSAPGNYLP
- a CDS encoding diacylglycerol kinase family protein, whose protein sequence is MPVINFIKKRIDSVRYALNGIFLIISTQHNAWIHFLMTVFVVVLSLFLKVSAVEWTMLVLAIVSVWVAEALNTAIEHLGDSVSPDEYHPLIGKSKDVAAGAVLIAAIGAAIIGIIVFLPKILAFYGR